In Deinococcus irradiatisoli, the genomic stretch ATCTATCTGGCGTCCCCGGCGGTGGCGGCGGCGACGGCGGTGGCGGGCCGCATCGCGCTGCCGGAGGACATGGCCGCCCGTTTGTAGCGCTTGTAGCTCGTGTAGCGCTTCCCATTTTCCATGCCCGCACCCACCTACCTGCGAACCATCTGCACCGTGCCGATCGCCCCCGGCGCAGACGTGCACGATATGGCGCTGTGGAGCCGTATCTTTGCCGGCTGGCGCTTCCAGGCGGTGCGCGACGAAACCGGGCAGCTGACCGAGGCCGTCGAGCGGGCAACCAAGCTGGTGTGGCACGGTGACGCCGACGAGGTGCGCCGGGGGGCCTTGATCTACGCCGTGTGGCCGCAGGCCAACCAGCGCCTGCCCGCCCTGGTGAACCTGACCGACGACCGGCAGTTCGTCACCGTGCGGGTGTTCGCCAGCCACCTCACCGAGGGGCAGCGCCTCACCGAACAGCTGGTGGTGCGGATGCTGCGCGAGCGCGCCTTTACGTTCGTGCCGGGCGTGCGGGTGGCGCTGGCGATTACCGTGGGCGAGGTCCGCACCGACCTGACTTCCGGGCAGGTGAGCGTTCAGCGCGGCAGCGTGCTCAGCGGGTTCTATCGGCAGAACAAGTACCTGCTCAACGTCACCCTGGCGGTGCTGCTCATCACTCTCAGCGTCGTGCTGCTCATCACCCCGGAGGGCAACTACACCCCGCTGGGCAAGTTCTACGGCCTCTCCGAGCGGGTGCTGTCGGCGGTGCTGCTTAACTTCCTGCTGCTGATCTCGCAGTTTCTGTTCTTCGCCCGGCACCACAATGTCATCGCCTGGGACGCGCCGTGAAAAGCCGCGCCCTTTCTGAGGCAGGCCCGGGCGACGTAAGGTGGGACCTGTGAGCGACCCCCGCCCTTTGACGATCAGCAAGGACACCCAGCTGTGTATCTCGCTGGCCGGACGGCCCGGCAATTTCGGCACCCGTTTTCACAACTTTCTCTACGCCGAACTGGGCCTGGACTTCGTGTACAAGGCCTTCACCACCACCGACCTGCCCGCCGCCATCGGCGGGGTGCGGGCGCTGGGCATTCGCGGCTGCGCGGTGTCGATGCCGTTCAAGGAAGCCTGCATTCCCCTGCTCGACGAACTCACGCCCTCGGCGGCGGCCATCGGCTCGGTGAACACCATCGTCAACGACGCTGGCTACCTGCGGGCCTACAACACCGATTACCTGGCTGTTCAGCAGCTGATCGGGGAGTACCGCCTCACCCCGACCACCCCGTTTGCCCTGCGCGGCAGCGGCGGCATGGGCAAGGCGGTGGCCTCGGCGTTCCGGGACGCCGGGTTCACGCAGGGCCTGATCGTGGCCCGCAACGAAGCGGCGGGCCGGGCGCTGGCCGAGCAGTGCGGCTACCGCT encodes the following:
- a CDS encoding shikimate 5-dehydrogenase; translation: MSDPRPLTISKDTQLCISLAGRPGNFGTRFHNFLYAELGLDFVYKAFTTTDLPAAIGGVRALGIRGCAVSMPFKEACIPLLDELTPSAAAIGSVNTIVNDAGYLRAYNTDYLAVQQLIGEYRLTPTTPFALRGSGGMGKAVASAFRDAGFTQGLIVARNEAAGRALAEQCGYRWQAELGETRPPLLVNVTPIGMAGGPEAAQLAFPEAALAAAETVFDVVALPAETPLIRAARVAGKQVISGAEVAALQALEQFVLYTGVRPSAEQVQRAAGFARST